The following proteins come from a genomic window of Pseudomonas sp. J452:
- a CDS encoding YeaH/YhbH family protein, whose product MSYVIDRRLNGKNKSTVNRQRFLRRYRDHIKKAVEEAVSRRSITDMEHGEQISIPGRDIDEPVLHHGRGGKQTTVHPGNKQFSGGDHIPRPSGGGGGRGAGKASNSGEGMDEFVFQITQEEFLDFMFEDLELPNLVKRHLTGSDTFKTVRAGISNEGNPSRINIVRTLRSAHARRIALSGSSRAKLKQALAELERLKLEEPDNFSDIQALEEEISKLRVRINRVPFLDTFDLKYNLLTKQPNPSSKAVMFCLMDVSGSMTQATKDIAKRFFILLYLFLKRNYDKIEVVFIRHHTSAKEVDEEEFFYSRETGGTIVSSALKMMQEIMAARYPINEWNIYAAQASDGDNWNDDSPICRDILINQIMPFVQYFTYVEITPREHQALWFEYEQVGESFADTFAQQQLVSSADIYPVFRELFQRRLVT is encoded by the coding sequence ATGAGCTATGTGATAGACCGGCGCCTGAATGGCAAGAACAAGAGCACGGTGAACCGCCAGCGCTTCCTGCGGCGTTACCGTGACCACATCAAGAAGGCCGTGGAGGAGGCCGTCAGCCGGCGCTCCATCACCGACATGGAGCACGGCGAACAGATCAGCATTCCCGGCCGCGATATCGACGAGCCGGTGCTGCACCATGGCCGCGGCGGCAAGCAGACCACCGTGCACCCCGGCAACAAGCAGTTCAGCGGTGGCGACCATATCCCCCGCCCCTCCGGCGGTGGTGGCGGTCGTGGTGCCGGCAAGGCGAGCAACTCCGGCGAAGGCATGGACGAGTTCGTCTTCCAGATCACCCAGGAGGAATTCCTCGACTTCATGTTCGAGGACCTGGAGCTGCCCAACCTGGTCAAACGTCACCTGACCGGCAGCGACACTTTCAAGACCGTGCGCGCCGGCATCAGCAACGAAGGCAACCCGTCACGCATCAATATCGTGCGCACCCTGCGCTCGGCCCATGCGCGGCGCATCGCCCTGTCCGGCAGCAGCCGCGCCAAACTCAAGCAGGCTCTGGCCGAGCTGGAGCGCCTGAAGCTGGAAGAGCCGGACAACTTCAGTGACATCCAGGCGCTGGAAGAGGAAATCAGCAAGCTGCGCGTGCGCATCAACCGCGTACCGTTTCTCGACACCTTCGACCTCAAGTACAACCTGCTGACCAAGCAGCCCAATCCCAGCTCCAAGGCGGTGATGTTCTGCCTGATGGATGTGTCCGGCTCAATGACCCAGGCCACCAAGGACATCGCCAAGCGCTTCTTCATCCTCCTGTACCTGTTCCTCAAGCGGAACTACGACAAGATCGAGGTGGTGTTCATCCGCCACCACACCAGCGCCAAAGAGGTCGACGAGGAAGAGTTCTTCTACTCGCGGGAAACCGGCGGCACCATCGTCTCCAGCGCGCTGAAAATGATGCAGGAGATCATGGCCGCGCGTTACCCGATCAACGAGTGGAACATCTACGCCGCCCAGGCGTCGGACGGCGACAACTGGAATGACGATTCGCCGATCTGCCGCGATATCCTGATCAACCAGATCATGCCGTTCGTGCAGTACTTCACCTACGTCGAGATCACCCCGCGCGAACACCAGGCGCTGTGGTTCGAGTATGAACAGGTCGGTGAGAGTTTTGCCGACACCTTCGCCCAGCAGCAGCTGGTCTCGTCCGCCGACATCTACCCGGTGTTCCGTGAACTGTTCCAGCGCCGCCTGGTGACCTGA